In the genome of Triticum urartu cultivar G1812 chromosome 5, Tu2.1, whole genome shotgun sequence, one region contains:
- the LOC125508542 gene encoding protein TRIGALACTOSYLDIACYLGLYCEROL 5, chloroplastic produces MVVSTFSGPGIGVGFGVGCGFGVGWGFGGMPLNVFGLGIGGGCGVGLGLGWGFGNAYGCQYRSSRVQFQGIEFQKKSEGDEAPKLVEKSRPYG; encoded by the exons ATGGTCGTCTCCACCTTCAGCGGCCCTGGGATTGGGGTCG GCTTCGGCGTCGGCTGCGGATTCGGAGTCGGATGGGGGTTCGGAG GAATGCCTCTGAACGTATTCGGCTTGGGCATCG GTGGGGGATGCGGAGTTGGTCTTGGTTTAGGATGGGGCTTTGGAAATGCTTATGGTTGTCAATATCGATCTTCAAGGGTCCAGTTTCAGGGCATTGAGTTTCAGAAAAAGTCTGAAGGAGATGAAGCACCAAAGCTTGTTGAAAAGTCTCGTCCTTATGGCTAG